From Cydia fagiglandana chromosome 24, ilCydFagi1.1, whole genome shotgun sequence, a single genomic window includes:
- the LOC134676696 gene encoding zinc finger protein 723-like encodes MPSDEEPLGPPKDEPRDEHLLLSLPGGEYRVRPEPLSSRVFQQLSLGCSVRIERLRDAAKPCPVTSHREPSPAKPCPVTSHREPSPARSVDAPGHTAAEEQARTSDVKSSIKPEPCDDVEGDEQLLDVSFEKSSIKSEPDDAGGDEQLPDASSAAVEVPPAQPAARASRAEPEPRHASAPARASPVTSHEPTPATSAKLPVARQQAHTHQPSLIGHVINTDTDAVYSCRVCPQKFSNKTLRELHEYTHMEVYICDMCNKKFRVKSVLISHIFKLHMKINAVCKVCNKIFEKAYLKKHQRLHTGDKPYKCKACGKKFALVEYLRLHIRVHTGENPYKCEECNKEFKYRSGYNRHKKIHTGDKRYSCDECGKRFIRNHTLTEHKKVHTGEKLYKCDECDMLFGYRNSLKKHKIMHIRGNIYSCNFCDEKFPQIILLNKHKNKHVGEKPYCCEECDKRFKRKDQLDLHKISHKGDRPYTCDKCGKQFKRKHNLFQHEKNHAEKSHSCNECNKKFTHKHQLKAHVRTHTKEKPFICEECGARFAQNYILQKHKQIHSEKIPVTECEEIIN; translated from the exons TGTCTTTACCCGGCGGCGAGTACAGAGTTAGGCCGGAGCCTCTGTCCTCGCGCGTCTTTCAGCAGCTGTCGCTAGGGTGCTCGGTGAGGATCGAGCGCCTCCGCGACGCCGCCAAGCCGTGTCCcgtgacgtcacaccgcgagCCGAGCCCCGCCAAGCCGTGTCCcgtgacgtcacaccgcgagCCGAGCCCCGCGAGGAGTGTGGACGCGCCCGGTCACACCGCCGCCGAGGAACAAGCCCGCACGTcgg atGTAAAATCATCGATTAAACCAGAGCCTTGTGATGACGTCGAGGGAGATGAGCAGCTGCTAGATGTGTCAT TTGAAAAATCGTCGATTAAATCAGAGCCTGATGATGCCGGGGGAGATGAGCAGCTGCCTGATGCGTCAT CGGCGGCTGTTGAGGTTCCGCCGGCGCAGCCTGCCGCCCGCGCGAGCCGAGCCGAGCCCGAGCCTCGCCACGCCTCGGCGCCCGCGCGGGCGAGTCCCGTGACGTCACACGAGCCCACTCCAGCGACCAGTGCGAAGTTGCCTGTTGCCCGCCAACAAGCCCACACACACCAGCCTAGCTTAATCGGACATGTAATTAACACAGACACTGATGCAGTGTACTCATGCAGAGTCTGTCCACAAAAGTTCTCAAATAAAACTCTCCGCGAACTACATGAATACACTCACATGGAAGTATACATTTGCGATATGTGTAATAAAAAATTTAGGGTGAAATCAGTTTTAATTAGTCATATTTTTAAGTTACATATGAAGATAAATGCTGTGTGCAAAGTTTGCAACAAAATTTTTGAGAAAGCGTACTTAAAGAAACATCAAAGACTTCACACTGGTGAcaaaccatacaaatgtaaGGCATGTGGTAAGAAATTTGCACTTGTTGAATATTTACGTTTACACATAAGAGTTCACACTGGTGAAAACCCATACAAGTGTGAAGAATGTAACAAAGAATTTAAATATAGAAGTGGGTATAACAGACACAAAAAAATTCACACTGGAGACAAAAGATATAGCTGTGATGAATGCGGCAAACGTTTTATAAGAAACCACACTTTAACTGaacacaaaaaagttcacacgGGTGAGAAATTATATAAGTGTGATGAATGTGACATGCTATTTGGATATAGAAATTCTTTAAAAAAGCATAAAATAATGCATATCCGAGGTAATATTTACAGCTGCAACTTTTGCGACGAGAAATTTCCACAAATAATActtttaaataaacataaaaataagcACGTCGGAGAAAAACCGTACTGTTGCGAAGAATGTGACAAGAGATTTAAAAGAAAAGATCAATTAGATTTGCATAAAATATCGCACAAAGGAGACAGACCATACACCTGTGACAAGTGTGGTAAACAATTTAAacgaaaacataatttatttcaaCATGAAAAAAATCACGCGGAAAAATCTCACAGTTGTAATGAATGTAACAAGAAATTCACACACAAACATCAGTTAAAAGCTCATGTTAGAACTCACACTAAAGAAAAACCCTTTATTTGTGAAGAATGTGGCGCGCGATTCgctcaaaattatattttacaaaaacatAAACAGATTCATTCTGAAAAGATACCCGTGACTGAGTGTGAGGAAATTATTAACTAA